In one window of Methanolobus mangrovi DNA:
- a CDS encoding ORC1-type DNA replication protein produces the protein MSKDMLLWDETLFSNGEILEFDYLPDYFVHRDSQMQSLRFSLKPALRGMRPVNCLVKGPPGTGKTTAVMKVFNEMKEYTDNVVFVKVNCQMDSTRFAVVSRIYEQLVHITPPSSGVAFRRLFEKVIKYLLDANKTLVVALDDINYLFPEGHADEVMYSLLRAHEQYPGARISIIAIISDVGIPYRFDPRVGSVFLPEEIAFPRYESDEIGDIIDNRIRHAFFQDVVSSEARDKVVSYVDMTGDLRIGIDLLKRSGLNAERRARRTVSVEDVEKAYEASRLLHLCRNIKSLSDHEKTLLRLIAKDSSLQTGELYKAFHEITGLGYTRFYEIIEKMHVSRLINADFSGKGMRGRTRYVEPVPDSKDILKCLE, from the coding sequence GTGAGCAAGGATATGCTTCTGTGGGATGAGACTCTTTTTAGCAATGGAGAGATACTTGAGTTTGATTACCTGCCGGACTATTTTGTACACAGGGATTCCCAGATGCAATCTCTGCGCTTCAGCCTGAAGCCGGCCTTAAGAGGTATGCGCCCTGTGAACTGTCTTGTGAAAGGTCCTCCCGGAACTGGAAAAACTACTGCTGTTATGAAGGTATTCAATGAGATGAAAGAATACACTGATAATGTTGTCTTTGTAAAGGTCAATTGTCAGATGGATTCTACAAGGTTTGCTGTCGTTTCAAGGATATATGAACAGCTTGTGCATATCACTCCGCCTTCATCGGGTGTTGCTTTCAGAAGGCTTTTTGAAAAGGTGATAAAGTACTTGCTGGATGCGAACAAGACTCTTGTAGTTGCTCTTGATGACATCAATTACCTTTTTCCCGAAGGTCATGCTGATGAGGTGATGTATTCTCTGTTAAGGGCACATGAGCAATATCCTGGTGCGCGGATATCCATTATAGCTATAATAAGTGATGTGGGAATTCCATATCGTTTTGATCCCAGGGTTGGATCGGTGTTTCTGCCGGAGGAAATCGCTTTTCCCCGATATGAGTCCGATGAGATCGGTGATATTATTGATAATCGTATAAGGCACGCTTTCTTTCAGGATGTGGTGTCTTCCGAAGCAAGGGATAAAGTCGTCTCCTATGTGGATATGACCGGTGACCTGAGGATAGGTATTGATCTTCTGAAACGCTCCGGTCTTAATGCGGAACGCAGGGCCCGCAGGACTGTCTCTGTTGAAGATGTTGAGAAGGCGTACGAAGCTTCCCGGCTTTTGCACCTGTGCCGCAATATAAAGTCACTTTCGGATCATGAAAAGACATTGCTTAGACTTATTGCAAAAGATAGCAGTCTTCAGACAGGGGAATTGTATAAGGCATTCCATGAAATCACCGGCCTTGGATACACTCGGTTTTATGAAATAATTGAGAAAATGCATGTATCACGACTTATAAATGCTGATTTCTCTGGTAAAGGTATGCGTGGCAGAACCCGCTATGTTGAACCAGTCCCTGACTCAAAAGACATACTCAAATGTCTTGAGTAA
- a CDS encoding DUF5350 domain-containing protein, with translation MGKTGSIEWVRVKGRNGRTIKVRKSKEGKAHPGPAQRYSASGAKRRFLRRSPKALVK, from the coding sequence ATGGGCAAGACAGGCAGCATTGAATGGGTAAGAGTAAAAGGACGTAACGGCAGAACAATCAAAGTTCGTAAGAGCAAGGAAGGAAAGGCTCATCCAGGACCAGCACAGAGATATTCAGCATCAGGTGCTAAGAGAAGGTTCCTTCGCAGGTCACCAAAAGCACTCGTAAAGTGA
- a CDS encoding YkgJ family cysteine cluster protein, giving the protein MIKVTSPIEKQLKAVKDELKGVQDYPMDKLISIIQEVGFECDFCARCCTREFNDHVFLLNDDAVRIKAISSDSLEPAPYYELCDQHGRFYVSGYSLKVKKDGSCIFLHEKKCAIYGQRPLICRLYPYMLHREADEDGNIDWRQIAGPGQHGCYHTGISDDESEEIALLIKSYETGYLMQVAEFFKKAEEHFKKNGLKHVQSVYDGEMRKFNKGEEITVFVLFNDDFIEHKVKKESSQ; this is encoded by the coding sequence TTGATCAAGGTTACTTCACCAATTGAGAAACAGCTTAAAGCAGTGAAAGATGAGCTTAAAGGTGTACAGGATTATCCGATGGACAAACTAATATCCATAATACAGGAAGTTGGCTTTGAATGTGATTTCTGTGCACGCTGCTGCACCCGGGAATTCAATGATCATGTTTTCCTTCTTAACGATGATGCTGTCAGGATAAAGGCCATATCCTCGGATTCTCTAGAACCTGCTCCTTATTATGAGCTATGCGATCAGCATGGGCGGTTCTACGTTTCCGGTTATTCACTTAAAGTAAAAAAGGACGGTTCATGCATTTTCCTCCATGAAAAGAAATGTGCTATCTATGGACAGCGTCCGCTGATATGCAGGCTTTATCCTTACATGTTGCACCGTGAAGCGGATGAGGATGGGAATATCGACTGGAGGCAAATAGCTGGACCGGGTCAGCATGGCTGCTACCATACTGGAATAAGTGATGATGAGTCTGAAGAGATCGCTCTCCTGATAAAATCCTATGAAACCGGTTATCTTATGCAGGTAGCAGAGTTCTTCAAAAAAGCAGAAGAACATTTCAAAAAGAACGGTCTCAAACATGTTCAAAGTGTATACGACGGGGAGATGAGGAAGTTCAACAAAGGTGAGGAAATTACAGTATTTGTCTTATTCAATGATGACTTTATTGAACATAAGGTCAAAAAAGAATCAAGCCAGTAA
- a CDS encoding TfuA-related McrA-glycine thioamidation protein: MSENTKPLAKALIFAGTSISHEDAAKVLDATYWPPISRGDIEKAILQGYATIGIIDGIFFSRAAVAHKEIIRAIKEGITVVGGCSMGALRASELDVHGMTGVGQIYEWYRDGVIEDDDEVAVATNPDTFEPVSNPMVNIRETFKAALKLDIIKDDEFRRITELAKRTHYTERSYFGITKGASREGIIPEDKANELLKFCIENERNIKREDALLVLEKIKQILTE; this comes from the coding sequence ATGAGCGAAAATACTAAGCCCCTTGCTAAAGCCCTCATATTTGCAGGCACAAGCATAAGCCACGAAGATGCTGCAAAGGTCCTTGATGCTACATACTGGCCACCCATATCCAGAGGAGATATTGAAAAAGCCATTCTTCAGGGTTATGCGACAATAGGCATTATTGACGGTATCTTTTTTAGCCGGGCAGCAGTGGCTCACAAGGAAATAATCAGGGCAATAAAAGAAGGAATAACCGTCGTTGGCGGTTGCAGTATGGGAGCTCTTCGGGCTTCTGAACTAGACGTCCACGGAATGACAGGAGTGGGACAGATATATGAGTGGTACAGGGACGGAGTCATCGAGGATGATGATGAAGTGGCAGTTGCTACAAATCCTGATACATTCGAACCAGTGTCAAATCCCATGGTAAACATACGGGAAACTTTCAAGGCAGCACTCAAGTTAGATATAATCAAGGATGATGAATTCAGACGCATAACTGAGCTTGCCAAAAGAACACACTACACGGAAAGAAGTTATTTTGGAATTACAAAGGGAGCTTCAAGGGAAGGAATAATTCCTGAGGATAAAGCAAATGAGCTCCTTAAATTCTGCATAGAGAACGAGCGTAACATAAAAAGAGAAGATGCACTCCTTGTTCTTGAAAAAATAAAACAGATCTTAACTGAATAG
- the thsA gene encoding thermosome subunit alpha, with protein sequence MAGQMAGQPIFILREGSQRTRGREAQSNNIMAAKAVAEAVRTTLGPKGMDKMLVDSLGDVVITNDGATILKEMDIEHPAAKMIVEVAKTQDDEVGDGTTSAAVIAGELLKKAEELIEQDIHPTIIASGYRMASQKAAEILKGLAVSVTRDSRDVLLNISGTAMTGKGAEATKDVLSKITVDSILSIVDEDNKVDMENIKVEKKVGARIEESELIEGMIIDKERVHTNMPKKVENAKIALINTAIELKDTEVDAEISITSPEQLQSFLDQEEKMIKDLVAKVVNSGANVVFCQKGIDDMAQHYLAKAGVFAIRRVKKSDMQKLSRATGAKLITNVDEIIEADMGKADLVEEKKIGGDPMTFVTGCVNPKAVSILLRGGTEHVIDNIERALNDSLRVVGVAIEDEKLVAGGGSPEVEVALRLQEYAATLSGREQLAVKAFAEALEVIPRTLAENAGLDPIDMLMELRSHHEKGTKTAGLNVYEGKVIDMWEAGVVEPLRVKTQAINAAAESAVMILRIDDIIASRQGGAGPSAEDMVPGGMPPGMMGGMDM encoded by the coding sequence ATGGCAGGACAGATGGCAGGACAGCCAATTTTCATATTAAGAGAAGGAAGCCAGAGAACTAGAGGCAGAGAAGCACAGAGCAACAACATCATGGCTGCAAAAGCAGTCGCTGAAGCTGTAAGAACAACACTTGGACCAAAAGGAATGGACAAGATGCTTGTAGACAGCCTCGGAGATGTAGTCATCACAAACGATGGTGCAACCATTCTTAAAGAAATGGACATTGAGCACCCTGCTGCAAAGATGATTGTGGAAGTAGCTAAGACCCAGGATGATGAGGTAGGAGACGGAACAACCTCAGCTGCCGTAATTGCCGGCGAACTCCTCAAGAAGGCAGAAGAGCTCATTGAGCAGGACATACACCCAACAATCATCGCATCCGGTTACAGGATGGCTTCACAGAAAGCAGCTGAGATCCTTAAAGGTCTTGCAGTATCCGTCACCAGAGACAGCAGGGATGTACTGTTGAACATTTCCGGAACAGCAATGACCGGAAAGGGCGCAGAAGCAACAAAGGACGTACTTTCAAAAATTACAGTTGATTCAATCCTGAGCATTGTTGATGAAGACAACAAGGTCGATATGGAAAACATCAAGGTAGAGAAGAAGGTCGGAGCACGTATCGAAGAATCCGAACTTATTGAAGGTATGATCATTGACAAAGAGCGTGTCCACACAAACATGCCAAAGAAAGTTGAGAACGCAAAGATCGCACTCATCAACACAGCAATCGAACTCAAAGACACAGAAGTCGATGCAGAGATCTCTATCACATCACCTGAGCAGCTCCAGTCATTCCTTGACCAGGAAGAGAAGATGATCAAAGACCTCGTCGCCAAAGTAGTTAACAGCGGTGCAAATGTCGTATTCTGCCAGAAGGGAATCGATGATATGGCACAGCACTACCTTGCAAAGGCAGGCGTATTTGCCATCAGACGTGTCAAGAAGAGTGACATGCAGAAGCTTTCAAGAGCAACTGGTGCAAAGCTCATCACAAACGTTGATGAGATCATAGAAGCTGACATGGGCAAGGCAGATCTTGTAGAAGAGAAGAAGATCGGCGGCGACCCAATGACATTCGTAACAGGATGTGTAAATCCAAAGGCAGTTTCAATCCTCCTTCGCGGTGGCACAGAACACGTCATTGACAACATCGAGAGAGCACTCAACGACTCCCTCAGAGTAGTCGGCGTAGCAATCGAGGACGAGAAACTTGTAGCTGGTGGCGGATCACCTGAAGTTGAAGTTGCACTCAGACTCCAGGAATACGCAGCAACACTCAGCGGCAGGGAACAGCTTGCAGTCAAAGCATTCGCAGAAGCTCTGGAAGTAATTCCAAGAACACTTGCTGAGAACGCAGGTCTTGACCCAATAGACATGCTTATGGAGCTCCGTTCACACCACGAGAAGGGCACAAAGACAGCAGGTCTTAACGTATACGAAGGAAAGGTAATCGACATGTGGGAAGCAGGCGTAGTTGAGCCACTCAGGGTAAAGACCCAGGCAATCAATGCAGCTGCTGAATCCGCAGTCATGATCCTCAGGATCGATGATATCATCGCATCCAGACAGGGAGGAGCAGGACCTTCCGCAGAAGACATGGTTCCAGGCGGCATGCCTCCAGGAATGATGGGCGGAATGGACATGTAA
- a CDS encoding YcaO-related McrA-glycine thioamidation protein: MPELNIDRTLTYIEGTQRVFDEKSTLEKVNDNSKQIGVTRVASITDLDRVGIPVISTIRPSAAEGAISVYSGKGNTENQARISAIMESFERCLAERNGLNNDVAEDIKAQHIIDNYIAMRENHRTVDPTLLLIAEDYSPQAFVEWISGWDLLKNEEIFVPANAVYHPYDAPGRALKLFRSNTNGLAAGNTVEEAIFHGLLEVIERDALSIAEFNRTPGKEIILTESDGENYELLRKFTDNEVEVKLWAVPHDTEITTVVAVTDDIRLRDAALLVMGAGAHLKPEIAVKRALTEAAQSRVVQIHGAREDTEREKFVREIGYDRIKRMNKYWYEDDEQTSMRDLKDLSKNTPSESIDVVLEQLRNIADCAVVVDMSRENIPVPVVRVIIPSFEMYTLDRERVGRRAKSGKKRKMAPEDRPWRTGRRK, translated from the coding sequence ATGCCAGAGCTAAACATCGACAGAACACTCACATACATCGAGGGGACACAGAGAGTCTTTGATGAAAAAAGTACTTTAGAGAAGGTAAACGATAATTCCAAACAAATAGGGGTTACCAGAGTCGCCAGCATCACTGACCTTGACAGAGTAGGAATACCCGTTATTTCAACCATCAGACCCAGCGCGGCAGAAGGTGCAATATCAGTCTATTCAGGAAAGGGCAACACTGAGAATCAGGCAAGGATATCCGCAATTATGGAGAGTTTTGAACGATGCCTGGCAGAAAGGAACGGACTGAACAACGATGTGGCAGAAGATATCAAAGCTCAGCACATCATAGACAATTATATAGCCATGCGGGAAAATCACCGCACAGTTGACCCGACACTTCTACTCATAGCTGAAGATTACAGCCCTCAGGCTTTTGTAGAATGGATAAGCGGATGGGACCTTTTAAAGAACGAGGAAATATTTGTTCCTGCAAATGCAGTATATCATCCATATGATGCACCCGGCAGAGCTTTGAAGTTATTCAGAAGTAACACTAACGGACTTGCAGCAGGAAACACTGTAGAAGAGGCCATATTCCACGGCCTGCTGGAAGTCATTGAAAGGGATGCTTTAAGCATAGCAGAATTCAACCGTACCCCGGGAAAAGAGATAATCCTCACAGAAAGTGACGGTGAAAATTACGAGCTTCTACGCAAGTTCACCGACAATGAAGTTGAGGTGAAATTGTGGGCAGTACCCCATGATACAGAAATAACAACCGTAGTTGCAGTCACTGATGACATAAGACTCAGAGATGCTGCACTTCTGGTAATGGGTGCAGGTGCACACCTCAAACCGGAAATCGCAGTAAAGAGAGCACTGACAGAAGCCGCACAGTCAAGAGTTGTGCAGATACACGGTGCCCGAGAGGACACTGAACGTGAAAAGTTTGTCAGGGAAATCGGATATGACAGAATAAAACGCATGAACAAGTACTGGTATGAGGACGATGAACAGACATCCATGCGCGATCTGAAAGACCTGTCAAAAAACACACCTTCCGAAAGTATCGATGTAGTGCTGGAACAATTGAGGAATATTGCAGACTGCGCCGTAGTTGTAGACATGTCAAGAGAAAACATACCTGTTCCGGTTGTCAGAGTGATTATTCCCTCCTTTGAGATGTACACACTTGACAGAGAGCGCGTAGGAAGAAGAGCAAAGTCAGGAAAAAAGAGGAAAATGGCACCAGAGGACAGGCCATGGAGAACTGGACGCCGAAAATGA
- a CDS encoding cytochrome P460 family protein: MKIRTIILLMVICIVGISGCTDSATEGDVVSQDAEETANGGVDMQVSQPDASSLFSAFTENDAYKGWSIWPGKEAMMEGNGVHGDYVSIYVSDNALSSAEIGGATMPYETMVVKEGFNADKELTGIYLMYKSEGFNPENNDWFWAAYSSEGDVKTEGRASGCIGCHEGKEDVDYIFMNA; this comes from the coding sequence ATGAAAATTAGAACAATTATCCTTTTGATGGTGATTTGTATCGTTGGTATTTCGGGTTGTACTGATTCAGCTACTGAGGGTGATGTTGTGTCACAGGATGCTGAAGAAACGGCAAATGGTGGTGTAGATATGCAAGTATCTCAACCGGATGCGTCATCCCTATTCTCCGCTTTTACTGAAAATGATGCTTACAAAGGATGGTCCATATGGCCTGGCAAGGAAGCAATGATGGAGGGCAATGGTGTACATGGTGATTATGTTTCCATATATGTCTCTGACAATGCTTTGTCTTCAGCAGAAATAGGCGGGGCAACAATGCCATATGAAACAATGGTTGTCAAAGAAGGTTTCAACGCTGATAAAGAGCTTACCGGGATCTATCTCATGTATAAATCGGAAGGCTTCAACCCTGAGAACAATGATTGGTTCTGGGCAGCTTATTCTTCCGAGGGTGATGTTAAAACAGAAGGTAGGGCAAGCGGTTGTATCGGTTGTCATGAAGGAAAGGAAGATGTTGACTATATTTTTATGAATGCTTGA
- a CDS encoding cysteine desulfurase translates to MYDVLTVREDFPVLKDVIYLDNAATTQTPVQAVSAMLDYFYKYAANHGRGAHRLARETTNHYEDAREMVASFFNMDVANTIFTKNATESINVVSRGFPWKKGDHVIVTLVEHHSNLLPWMRLKELGVELTVVKPDQGGVVDPEDIRSAINDRTRLIAVNHVSNVFGSIQDISKIIGIARQEGVKILVDGSQSAGNMPIDIRSIDPDFFVCPGHKGLLGPQGTGVLYIKEPDMIEPIFLGGGMVSSVTPDSYKMEPSPARFEAGTPNIPGVIGLGRAVQYVKELGVGSIGKHEISLAKETALRLGELDAVEVYGPKNRAGVVSFNVVGMNSHDVAMILDQTHNICVRSGYHCAMPGIDHLGVKGTVRASFALYNTVEEVETLVKTVSDITSLLS, encoded by the coding sequence ATGTATGATGTTCTCACAGTCAGGGAAGACTTTCCCGTATTAAAAGATGTGATATATCTGGATAATGCAGCTACGACGCAAACGCCTGTTCAGGCTGTATCTGCAATGCTGGATTATTTCTATAAGTATGCCGCAAACCATGGACGTGGGGCTCACAGGCTTGCAAGAGAAACAACAAACCACTATGAGGATGCTCGGGAAATGGTTGCATCTTTTTTCAATATGGATGTTGCAAATACTATTTTTACAAAGAATGCAACAGAAAGCATCAACGTCGTGTCCAGGGGTTTTCCGTGGAAAAAAGGTGACCATGTCATAGTCACACTTGTCGAACATCATTCCAATTTGCTTCCATGGATGCGCTTAAAGGAGTTGGGTGTTGAACTCACAGTTGTAAAACCCGATCAGGGGGGTGTTGTGGACCCTGAAGATATCAGGTCAGCTATCAATGATAGGACTCGGCTTATAGCAGTAAATCATGTTTCCAACGTATTCGGGTCCATACAGGACATAAGCAAGATCATTGGCATCGCACGACAGGAAGGCGTGAAAATACTGGTGGATGGTTCCCAGTCTGCAGGAAACATGCCAATAGATATCAGATCAATTGATCCTGATTTTTTTGTATGCCCTGGGCATAAAGGTTTACTTGGTCCTCAGGGAACAGGCGTATTATACATAAAAGAACCTGATATGATCGAACCTATATTCCTTGGTGGTGGAATGGTCAGTTCTGTAACTCCTGATAGTTATAAAATGGAACCAAGTCCTGCAAGATTTGAAGCCGGTACTCCTAATATTCCTGGTGTTATAGGTCTTGGTCGTGCTGTGCAATACGTGAAAGAGCTTGGTGTCGGGTCTATCGGAAAGCATGAAATATCCCTGGCAAAGGAAACGGCTCTACGTCTTGGCGAACTGGATGCTGTTGAAGTATATGGTCCCAAGAACAGGGCTGGTGTTGTATCTTTTAATGTGGTGGGTATGAACTCTCATGACGTGGCTATGATACTTGACCAGACGCATAATATATGTGTAAGGAGCGGTTATCATTGTGCAATGCCAGGTATTGATCATCTGGGTGTCAAAGGTACTGTAAGGGCTTCATTTGCTCTATACAATACTGTTGAAGAGGTTGAAACTCTGGTTAAAACAGTTTCCGATATCACTTCACTTCTTTCCTGA